The genomic interval CAGGAATGCAAAAGCTCGAGCTTGCCTATATGGAACTGTGTCTCCTGCCATATTCAACAAAATTATGGCTTTGAAGTCGGCAAAGGAAATCTAGGAGTTCCTCAAAAGTGAGTATGAAGGTGATGAGAGGATTAAAGACATGAAAGTGTTGAACTTAGGTGCGAGAATTCGAGAGAATGCAAATGAAGGATTCTGAGTCCACTAAAGAGTACTCAGATAAGTTGATTGGGATTGCTAACAAGGTAAGAGCATTAGGAACCAATTTATCTGACAATAGATTGGTTCAGAAGATTCTAGTTTCAGTACCTGAGAGATATGAAGCAACCATTGCTTCCTTAGAAAATACTAAAAACCTCTCAAAACTCAAGGTGATAGAAATGGTTAGTGCTTTGCAAGCACAAGAGTAGAGGAGGTTGATAAGACAAGAAGGAAGCATTGAAGGGGCATTGAAAGCTAGAGTGCAGCAGGGAGAAGgtggaagagagaagaaggGAAATGGCAGCAATAGCTCAGAGTCTGCTCCAAAGGATGTTGGTAGTACATGCAAGCACTGTGGGAAGTAGAATCATCCACACTTCAGATGCTAGAGAAGGCCAGATGTGAAGTGTAGAAGATGTCATTTATTGAGGCACATTGAACGATTCTGTAAGGAAGCAAAAACTCAATAGCAAGGAAGAGCACATGTTGTAGTACAGCAAGAAGAAGATCAACTCTTTGTGGCTACTTGTTTCTCATCAGTCACTCATTGTGATGGTTGGTTAGGTGATAGTGGGTGTACCAATGACATGACAAGTGACAAAGAGTTGTTCAAGGACCTTGACAAGTCATTCAAGTCAAGGGTGAAGATAGGAAACGATGAGTATCTAGAAGTAAAAGGGAAGGGCACAGTGTCAATAGAGAGCTGTGCTGGAACCAAGTTGATTACTGAAGTGTTGTTTGTCCCTGAAATTGATCAAAACTTGTTAAGCATTGGTCAATTAGTAGAGAAGGGATTCAAAGTGTTGTTTGAAGAAAGAAAGTGCCTCATTTCTGATTCCAATGGGAATGAGTTGTTCAAAATAAAGATGCAGTACAAGAGCTTCTCGTTGGATCCACTCGAGGAGCAGATAGCTTTCAAGTGTCAAGTAAATGACACTGAGTTATGACACAAGAGGTTGGGGCATTTTCATCAAAAAGGGTATGCACAAGTCTGGAGAATTGATTTTTCTGAGACTTCTGCACTAATTGCAAGAATGGACATAATCAGGTTACTACTGGCTGTGTCAGCCCAACATGGATGGAAGGTGTATCAGCTAGATGTGAAGTCAGCATTCCTAAATGGAGTGTTAGAAGAAGAGATCTATGTTGAGCAACCAGACAGATTCAAGCTCTTAGGAGCAAGTTAGGTGTTTAAGCAACAAGACGGATTCAAGAAGAGATCTATATTTTCATACCAGGAAAAGAGCAGAAGGTTTATTTGTTGAAGAAGGCtttctatgtgatgaagcaaGCTCTTAGGGCATGGTACAGCAAGATGGATGAATACTTGCTAAACCTAGATTTTGTGTGAGTCATTTTCAAGCTCTTAGGAGCAATTTAGGTGTTTGCAGTATTTGAGTTAGGAGGAGAATGTTAGTAACTCAAAACTGCAAATTAGTTTTTTAGTTGGTCTAGTCAATTCCTAGTTTCTAGGAAatagttgaagttatttttagttaTAGTCCAGTCTAAGTTCCTATTCTTGGGGAGTCAGTGGATTAGATGCTAACATTATGGAATTTATTTTTAGATTcaagatatgtatttatatgaAGTTTTCTATAATGAAATTCAACCCttcccatttttctcatttccCTCTCATTAGTTAGAACAACAGAAATTGAAACATAGTCAAATTAGATGGCTTAGCAATGACATAATAGGCCCAATCAAAGCAAGTGTAACATGTTGTCTAAGTATCACCTATCCTTTTATCTCCATTATTCACCAAACTTGAAGATGTGTTTGAATATTGAAAACCAACTCCAACAGGGGATTCAAGAAATAATACATTGGCAACTGTAAAGATGATGCAAAGATGTAAGAAGagattttattttactattcAAAATAGAACATTTGGACCATTTCTTAGAAATCAACTGATATTATCAATGAGCGAAAAGGTATGAGAGAGCTTCACATTAGAACAAGCCTAGCCAATTTGAGAGGGCTAAATAATCTCCTACTATCACCCCACTGGCAACCCAACACACCCGATACTTGACTCAGCTCCCCAATTCGTTTCAGTCTATCCTTCCTCGCCGAGTCCGGCACACTCAGAGATGAACTAACAGCCACCGTGGGCTTTGTAGATGAGCAGACGACGAGGGCAGGATGACGCCCAGAAAAGGGTCTCCAACAGGCTGGCGATGACGATTTGGCGGCAAGGGTGGGCTTAAAAGCAAGAGAAGGGATGTTCATGGCGAGAGAAATGAAGGGAGGGTTTGGAGAAAATAAACCCCAAAATTTCCAAGTTTTTGAaacagttttttattttttgagagGGTTTGGAGAGGGCTTAGATAGATTAAACCCTAAAGAGATGTTTACCacacgttttttttttaatttttccgtCAAAATTCGTAACATTGCAACGTTGCCCTATATATTTAAGTATTCTTGATGTTTTAAGAatgtcaagaaatcattaattgaacttgacatttttaaaacgtcaagtactgtattttctagaaaaatcaaCAGTTTCtgcttcttttaaaaaaaatcttgacgttttttctttaaaatcacctatttcttgacattttttcataaaaacgtCAAGTATCTAAAATTTAAAGCATCAAGAAATGTGGTTTTTCTTGTAGTGGAAATTGAGAACCCATCAAGAATGTCCCATGAATTTAATTGCTATGCCGTTAAGGAAGTTATTTGTATGAATAACTTCAACGGCTTGCATGTTTGATAGGTCGAGATCCTTAACTGAACGTCCCACGAATTTAATTTCTATGCCTTCAAAACACAAAGACCCAAAGCTGCTCTAAGGGTCTCAAATCGATCAACATCTAAAGCCTTAGTAAAGATATCTACTAATTGACTTTAAATGTTGACATGCTTTAATATGATATGCAACTTTCCACAAGGTCACGAATACAGTGGTGTATGATGTCAATATATTTAGTATGACTATGTTGAATTGGATTTTTGGATATATTAATCACACTTATGTTGTCACAGTAAAGAGGCATGACATCTTGTGGGACAAGATTGATATCTGACACACACACCTACAACAAAAGAAATGTCTAGTTTACTGGCTATTAAATAGAGCAAGCTCCCAATGATTCTCCTATATATACTCCCATCCACTTGAGTTCCACCAGAATCTTTTGATATTTTCACATGAGTTGAAACAGAAGTTCTTTTAACACTGCCATTTTCAAGGCCAAATTTCTTCACTAAATTCTTTGCATATTTGCTTTGAGAAATAAAGATTCCCCCATTCAGTTGCTTTATTTGAAATCTCAAAAAATAGGATATTTCTCCTACCATGCTTAATTCTCGAATTCTTCCTGCATTTGTTTTATATAGAGTTCGACTATCTTCTGTGACATCCCTTCAAAAACAATGTCGCCAATCGTCAACATAAATTTAGATAATCACAAAATTCTCGCGagattttttaacaaaaagagttttatcaactcttCCTCAACTGTACCCATTCTTGACAAGAAATTGCATTAAACAATCATATCAGGCTCTTAGTGCTTGTTTAAGGCCATGAATGGCCCTTTTGAGTTGATATACATGAATAGGGTGAGAAGGTTCTACAAATCCTTTAGGCTATGCAACATACACTTCCTCATTTAGAAATTTGTTTAGGAAGGCACtcttcacatccatttgatataGTTGGAAtttcaaaagataaaaaatacCGAGTAAGAGTCTGATAGCTTCAAATCTTGCAATAAGGGCGAAGGTTTTATCAAAATTCATGTCTTCCTTTTTAGTATACCACTAAGCCACTAATCTGGctttattttttatgatattttcatTCTCATTAGTCTTGCTCTTGAAAATCCATTTTATGCCAATTACATTCAAAGATTCAGGCCTAGGAATAAGAGTCCAGACATCATTTCTCAGAAATTGCTCAAGTTCTTCTTGCATAGCATTGACCCAAAATTCATAGTCAAGAGTTTTTTTTTGACATTTCTTGGTTCAATAGTGGAAGTGAATCAAATACTACCGATCATTTCAAGATAATTGAGTTTATCTTTCCTTCTGGTTGTCACTCCTTCAAGATCACCAATTATGTTACTAGCAGGATGATTTCTTGCGAGGAGTAGTGCAGAAGCCAAATACAGGGCCATGTATTTGGGGATATGTGAAGAGATCTAGTTGAAGAAAGTATTAACAGATCTTCGACAAGATAGTGAGCTTCCAATGAAGTTGTTTTGCGACAATAAAGCAGCAGTAAGTATTGCAAACAATCCGGTCCAGCATGATAGGACTAAACACGTCGAGATTGACAGACATTTCATTAAAGAAAGATTGGACAATAAGAGCATACATATTCCCTACATCCCTTCAAATCAGCAGATTGCAGATGTCCTTACAGAGGGGTTGTTAAGATAGAGTTTTGATTACTGTGTCAGCAAATTGGGTCTGATCGATATTTACACCCCAACTTGAGAGGGAGTGTCGAAAAAGGGTTTGTTTGCCCTAAGGGTTTATTTGTAATTTACTTATGGGCCTAGGGCTTCCTAtctgtctatttatttgagTAGTCTTTCTGTATTTTAGTGTAACTTAATAATAAGATTcaatcgtggttttttctctctaacctagggttttccacgtaaatcaaTCTTGTGtttctcttcttctatttttatttttatcaagaAGCATTCTGGTTTACCTCTATAGGGATTTCCAAATTCATATCTGAAGGCATGTCAGACGAGATGTTAGGAACATCATAATGGACAAATGGAGTAGCGTTAGAATCTTTTTCTTCCATAGACGTAGAATCGAAACAGACTGCATCATCATCGATCACAGCATTAATAGACTCCATGACAATACGAGTTTGTTTGTTGTAGACACAGTAAGGCTCGACTATTTATGGAATATCCAAGAAAAATTCCTTCATCCGATTTGGAATCCCATGTTCATCTAGCCTCTCTATCAAGAAGAAACTAGCAAGTACTTCTAAAGACGTGGAAGTATTTCACATTTTGTTTCCTCCTTCTCCATATTATGTAAATTGTGCTCGAGGTACCTGGTCGTAAAACAACTCTGTTGAGGATATGACATGTTGTATTTTAGTGCCTCTGCCCAAAACTGAAATGACAGATGTTTTGCATATAACATCGCTCGAGCCATCTCCTGAAGAGTTCAGTTTTTTCTCTCCACAACACTGTTATGCTGGGGAGTAATAGAGATTGAGAATTCATGATGAATTCCAACTTACTGGTAGAACTCAGTAAATTGAGAATTTTCAAATACCCTACCATGATCATTTCTAATGTATATCACATTtagatctttctcttgttgtaaTTGAAAGTAGAGAACTTGAAAAGCAGTAAATGTATctaatttttctcaaagaaaatgAACCCATGTGTATCTTGAGAGGTCATCAACAATACTAAAAACATATCGTTTGTCTTCTAGACTCTCTGATTGCATGAGACCTATAAGGTCCATATGAAGAAGTTCTAGTATACGGGAATTTCCTAAACTCacagttcgtaaatattgttaacatattctatttatcaataaaaatgttgttgagttttttattcaataaattattactGATATTACatccttttatgaaaatccaataaacgaatccatggctataacatgaatactttaactttatgtggcgacataaaaatggatcaagttttagtatgtagccaacggtttataagtatatggatgagattgagtacctcatcctggtgacaccactggatgtggcccattttaTATACTAATACAAATAGTGTgatccaaaaaatatttatgtagagacatatgagtgggggtatcctgtgcaatgagtttgcataagaccagacctcgaaatagtcatttttctttatagcAACCGTTTAcggttaaaactgactatctcaaactcaacGATCTAGggtaattcgatcttaatcctgatttaactatgaactcctgtttattcgggattattctttgatttgcataggtgagagtagtccaacactgctcaataagcctcccattttggggataagactggatagatagcagtggacatagttttgcaatatggaattcgctcctacccagtttagggttagcagataagttgttctcttaagtactgatgccttgtcttgaacaacGAGGCTCCGCCTTCACATGgaagagagggttatgatttataagttggactataaatcaattgttcaatagaggatcaataggaGCTTAAAAAGCAAAATGTATttacaagggcaaaacagtaatttttgactcagttgtaaatacgaatgacctatgaaggattgacttaccgattatggttaaaatggacagaaatatatctatagtgtggagagtgcaactatcgacactatagtggaatgttttggtagttaacaaatagtgattaattcggtttaaagagtttaaccaattaattacaaatcgttggagctcatgatctataggtccataaggtccctctactaccttgtaatttggattagtaaattgagtaatcttgatgagatttgaaattagggtttagaatttgaaatattcaaatttaattagggtttctatttattgtattcgatacaattgaaatgtttaattttatcgaaattaaacaaaactgaagaattaatcaatgtttaaattatgatttaaatattaacgatattaaattaaattcattatagtgaaattggtattttattaatttaatattagatattaaattaacaaaattaattaaaaggtttaattaattaggtttatttaaaattaattaattgaattaatttttataaaactaataaatacaaataaattggtttatttaaaaattagttttagaaatcaattttaaaacaaaatttgaaattacaaaGTGGAAATTTCCACTATGGTGCGAAGCACCTTATTCATCCAATTCCATTTTGCCCATGAAGTAGGAGCTGACCTTCATGCAAACTTTGAATTTGCATGATAAGAGCTTTATAAATTAAAGTGCTAGGCTGAATAATTAGATTAAGCTTTCAAGAACTCTGTAGAATTCGAAACCCTCCAAACTTTCTTCATACCTTCGTAAAATCCAGCTCAATTTGGTGTTTCCACCATACAATCCTTGcaaaagaatagtagagaagatattCGTGGTGGTCTACTTATAGATTGAAGCACATTTAAGTGGAACTCAGCTGGTGTTGAAGAGGTTTCATCAAAGGTCTTGTGTTCATCAAACCATCTTCTGTAATAGTTAccttgaagcatgttttaaactcaaattaagtataattagagtgtttattgattctgaatttCTCTACTACATGTTAATATACTCTATCAtgttcaagcaaacaaaagatataaatcaaattcctttTAAAGTTTGGAACAATATACACATTGTCTAACAAtatgaatttagaataaaaaagtAACTTGATGCTCCCTACTGCTACAGCTAATACGACCTCCCCCGTTCCTACCCTGAGTGTTATCTCTCTAGCCTCTAGCTGCCTCTAAGAACTACTTTTCTGTAATGAagtgcaaacatggttagtggctcctgaatcaagtatccagacaTTGTTATCATgttccactaagcatgtttctagaacaagtaaatcatatataccttctttctccttcttcttctcggcCAAGTAAACTGggcaatttcttttccaatgtccatcctggttgcagtCGAAACAATTTCCTTTTGTAGCCTTGACCTTTTTCTCTTTCTAGGGTGCAACGAGTGGTATTAgctttattctttccttttcatctattcttcttcttctagttCTTGGAGGATGAGGAAGAAGACACTGACTTGGTCCCAGAGGTGGAACCTCTGTGGAAATATTTCCAGGAAGTGGCAATGTTTGCCTTCCGGACATTTTTCTGGACTTTTATCAAGGACTCATAGGTTTGCAACTCGTTTAAGAGAGTGGTAAGGTTgtattgaatcttattcataactACATTGCTGCGGAATTGAAGATAAGTCTTCGGAAGAGTCTAGAGTATAAAGCTAATTTGATTGGCTTCGTCTATGATAGTGCCATTCATTTCTGCCACGTGAAAGTAGACCATCATATCAAGGACATGTTCCCTGACACACGCCCCTTCAGGCATACGAGCATTAAAAATGGACTTCAAAGCATCATGCCTGAGATGAATGGCTGATTGGCCAAACATCCCCAATAGTGACTCTATGATCTCCCAAGCAAGGACCATGgcttcatgcttcttggccaatacTTCAATTAAGGTGACCAGTACATAGATCTTAGTCTTTTCATTGGCCTTAGTCCATCTATCATAAGCCTAATGAATAGTTTGTGAAGCTGTAGGTCTAGAAGTTGGAGGGCATTCCGCCAATAAGACAAATTTCAAGTCATTAATCACAAAAACCGTATTGATTGTATTTTTCCATTATGCGTAGTTATCACCATTTAATTTAGTAGTTCCAACCAAGGTGATTACTGAGCTAGTCATGTTTGTTGTTACAAAACAAATCACTTATTTTAGACACTTATGCAAAAATTCATTTAACCAaatcatttttagcaaaaactaaataatgaacccaacattatttttattttgtaatgaaTCTTCAGTGAGgtagaataagtgctaccttGAGGTGAATAGTTATTCCTTCACtggattgagacattctcaatcaaatattacacttgaataacttttattcctataatatttaattatcatttatttggtccagaaaCTATTAGCTGTCTTAATATTTTCTTATAAGTCTTAACCCTTGATTTTCAACACTATGACCCTGCTCCAACTAGTCTACCTTAGGGAAGAACATAATTGGAGCTATTGATTATAGTGATCTTATCCATATTTGGAGTTTGATATGTCCCTTTCCCATACATACATCCTaaaggggatgctcccagggcactaTAAGGCCGAAcatgaaaatgaaatttcaaaccaatgaaggaaacCATAGAATGTGTTAACACAcgtcattctcccacttactataaacagtttctctattcaccttgatattgacccacgTAAATACCTTCCTAAGGGAGGGTGCGCCCAAGGCACCACGAggtcaagcatgaatctcaccttATGAACTTCTAGGGAGAACGTGGGtggaaaaatgacatatcatatacatctttttcctcccactaagtgtttttCAAAAGATGGGTTTATTGACTTAGTAAaattttactaattaattttaactaagtctTTGTGAAATTTGCTCAATAAAACGCTTATATTGAATAGTTTAACTAATTTCaaacattaaactctttaatgaaattaatcacttattacatgcttataaaatatttgcccaattcaccttctAGGTTGGTTCTCAAATGGAGGTGTTTCATTTctatcagcttaaataccccctcCTAGACAGAACGTTCTTAAGAaaaagtgataacttgtagaaatacaagttattatagccttttacttagGATAATGAGGGAAGATATGCATGATATGTattgattatactaagaattcatgattGACATTAATATTGTGCATGATATTGTAACCCTCGCTGACtgcatatcatgagttaaattgcaccaaagtgtttattttgcaAGTTACTGCAGCATCTGTTCGCATGCACTGATCTTCTACCTGATGAATAAATAGCTTATCACATGCCTTGGGATCTCTGACCCTGTACCAACTAATCTTCTGCcgaaactttcaaaattttgaccatGATAGCAATGTTGGCATCCTTACCTACCGCATCAAAGATGATGATTAATCAGAGTGGGAATTCCAACAATTGTCCGTGCAtgactctataaatagagcctttatGTCAATGAAGAAGGGTTTCAAGAGTCGAGATTTTTCCTAATACTTGCACCATGAGCAAAGAGAGAACGAAGAGCATTTTTCTTAGAACTTCCAACTCCAAACTTCTCTCTGATACATCATCGAAGCTTCACCGGAGCAAAAGTTTGAGAAGGCCTTCTCCACTCCACACTACCATCTCTTCACCAACAGCCTTGACATATATATattggaagcaagaaattgctgaCAACTGTCATTTCCCTTACTTCTTTACTCTTGCTTATTGTTGTATTGCATTTTGAATAACAGATTATTCATTTTGTAAATAACTACTctatttttatctatatatatcAGCATGTCTACTTTCATCATCTTATCTATCTTTACATTCGCTTTCTCATTTACCATGAGTTGTTAATCTTCATAGGGTAAAGGGAAAGATTAATGCTATGAACTAAGTTGAACCTTTAAAGGTTAACCCTGTTTGCTTAGTGTATGGCTATTTAAATACTTATCTATGATCACTAATTGAGTCAAGTAGCTATGACTAACTATCTAAGAAGTTAAGTAGTGAATTTCACTAAGTAAAATATGAAGTGtatctagagatagaaataaccaTATGCTCAAATTCAACATCACTCACGCATCATAGAAATATGATAATTGTGACTCGCCTTCTTCATATATTTTACACACGTTAAAGCTGTTGTATATCTCAATTTTCTTAGAACGAAACTCAAAGCATTCCTTGCTTGGTTAGATATTTTCATCACATAGATTTGATTAATCGCATAATTTTTAACTCTCCTATAATTATCTTAGTTCTTGACGCATTCATATACTTTCCAAACATTCTTAGTAAAAATCCCTGAGTTTGATCTCGGCTTACACCGAGGAACTTATAGTTTGTTTATACTTTGCAAACtataagaaaacttatgacaagTGCATGATTAACTACACTTAGTGCATAATAAGTTCAATGCTTCAGTCTAGTGTAATTCACGATAGACGCACACACAAGATCGCAACATAAAGGTCTCTTAtgtacaattattttataaatttaattcttttgacagaattcattttaatcctattaaaacgaattaaaagattaacctattcaAATCTTATGAGAAACGTTTTTGACATAAGCTTAGGTGAATtgattttaaaccattttaaaattaatatggacctatgtttgcatgcaactcttgattatagatttaaattctaatttcattatacTTATAACCGTTACGAAATAATGaaacataaaatctataatttgaattttgtgacattgattaaatttaacaattatgttAATCTAAGTAACGTCATGCTCTATGAAaagttcattttcatttaaaaatataaaacttatatttatcatcc from Benincasa hispida cultivar B227 chromosome 10, ASM972705v1, whole genome shotgun sequence carries:
- the LOC120089156 gene encoding uncharacterized protein LOC120089156, producing MKDSESTKEYSDKLIGIANKVRALGTNLSDNRLVQKILVSVPERYEATIASLENTKNLSKLKVIEMQGRAHVVVQQEEDQLFVATCFSSVTHCDGWLGDSGCTNDMTSDKELFKDLDKSFKSRVKIGNDEYLEVKGKGTVSIESCAGTKLITEVLFVPEIDQNLLSIGQLVEKGFKVLFEERKCLISDSNGNELFKIKMQYKSFSLDPLEEQIAFKCQVTTGCVSPTWMEGVSARCEVSIPKWSVRRRDLC